A genomic segment from Bufo bufo chromosome 8, aBufBuf1.1, whole genome shotgun sequence encodes:
- the LOC120978055 gene encoding posterior protein-like, with protein MEIVNKFVEKHASASFKICTNDALTHQFNDMIKQCDEQNANSKHRKSNKKAKKEKLANMLCMLMKMKESAEQKELQWYSEKAQLRGELDRVEQGITVAIASAEKDGCECEDLREEVDRLVQQNCDLEDEIEEYEERCRLRDLKIASLEEKEERNDDVVKVLKDRLHDVNNQLIHKQHCNMTLRSQESANNHCYRKLGEEQPICTADGPQSTPDHSSSLFTPVSDGSRQRRDSLHIHGSNRIRIQSTTLSIQDKTNLCQILGKFDTSASPINLSNRLEAVVTQYNLNNRDACALFRVWLPSQLCEKLQPPVGTHKGLSAELNSNWGNASDRLKELQRVMGGRDIRGTNALENAKLRRGDDPIIFCSEYLTLFRATYNCPDMPPDDSSFLYSMANKCTFVDYPTKVALRNANSYQAFLNILKDWIQETCNDNKPQKRISEIVKNEGKIRFMGKCYKCGNTGHTMRECRSNRKGNNDRAFFPRKQQQRQGLDNAADGVSQPPEATLYGPLLKEIRRIGKAIAELPEEFKAPPPTNPYVKP; from the exons ATGGAAATTGTCAATAAATTTGTTGAAAAACATGCATCTGCTAGTTTTAAGATTTGTACAAACGATGCTTTAACACATCAGTTTAATGATATGATAAAGCAATGTGATGAGCAGAATGCAAATAGCAAACATAGAAAGTCAAATAAGAAAGCAAAGAAAGAGAAATTGGCTAATATGTTGTGCATGCTAATGAAAATGAAAGAGAGTGCAGAGCAAAAGGAATTGCAGTGGTACTCTGAAAAGGCTCAGTTAAGGGGTGAGCTGGATAGAGTTGAACAGGGAATCACTGTGGCTATTGCTAGCGCTGAAAAGGATGGTTGTGAGTGTGAAGATCTCAGAGAGGAAGTGGATAGGCTGGTTCAACAGAATTGTGATTTGGAGGATGAaatagaggagtatgaggaaagaTGTAGACTTAGAGATCTGAAAATTGCATCTTTAGAAGAGAAAGAAGAAAGGAATGATGATGTTGTAAAAGTACTTAAAGATCGATTGCATGATGTTAATAATCAACTGATTCATAAACAACATTGCAATATGACCTTGAGATCACAGGAAAGTGCTAATAATCATTGTT ATCGTAAATTGGGGGAGGAGCAGCCTATTTGCACTGCAGATGGGCCACaatcaaccccagatcatagttcCTCTCTATTTACTCCTGTGTCAGATGGAAGCAGACAAAGAAGAGATAGTTTGCATATTCATGGTAGCAATCGGATTCGTATCCAATCCACAACACTCTCTATACAGGATAAAACAAACCTATGCCAAATATTGGGGAAATTTGATACAAGTGCTTCACCCATTAATCTTTCCAACAGGCTGGAAGCGGTGGTTACGCAGTATAATCTGAACAATAGGGATGCATGTGCCTTATTTAGGGTATGGCTCCCATCTCAGCTTTGTGAGAAGTTACAGCCTCCTGTGGGCACTCACAAAGGATTATCTGCAGAACTCAATTCCAACTGGGGAAATGCAAGTGATAGGCTGAAAGAGTTGCAGAGAGTAATGGGGGGAAGAGATATTAGAGGTACCAATGCCCTAGAGAATGCAAAATTAAGGAGAGGGGATGACCCAATCATTTTCTGTAGTGAGTATTTGACCCTATTTCGTGCTACATATAACTGTCCTGACATGCCTCCTGACGACAGCAGTTTTCTTTATTCAATGGCTAATAAATGCACATTTGTTGACTACCCAACAAAGGTTGCCTTAAGGAATGCAAATTCCTATCAAGCCTTTCTAAATATTTTAAAGGACTGGATTCAGGAGACTTGTAATGACAACAAACCTCAGAAGAGAATATCAGAGATAGTTAAGAATGAAGGCAAAATAAGATTTATGGGGAAGTGCTACAAATGTGGAAATACAGGTCATACTATGAGAGAATGCAGAAGTAATAGGAAAGGCAACAATGACAGAGCTTTTTTCCCAAGAAAACAGCAGCAAAGGCAAGGATTAGATAATGCAGCTGATGGAGTATCTCAGCCTCCTGAAGCTACATTGTATGGTCCACTTTTGAAAGAAATCAGAAGGATAGGAAAAGCAATAGCGGAGTTGCCAGAGGAATTTAAGGCCCCACCACCAACAAATCCTTATGTAAAACCATAG